Proteins encoded by one window of Streptococcus suis S735:
- a CDS encoding DUF2142 domain-containing protein translates to MKIEKLFLRLAIPFLLISIFVMPVTKVPDEATHAFMSWNILFDSPTSRDTEAMNELRAADFTYSEPEIHAVDSTEYSSLFTKIRDFSKDKLSIDFSLKSLMSTPQLIGLVVGKLLYPSYGMMVTIGRLFNTIVYIIGIYYLIKKIKYGKMTLFFVSLLPMMIQQAGSLSYDVVNYLAVVAFFVFYVNLLVDKVLTTRKFINLILLSLLLYLTKANNILLLALLFFVDFEFEGVLSKFNSILKWIQKRRLPILILGFGLVLLVSYLFLHNRGGVVHFVKVMINSLFINNRNDHLNGILTVGIFGYFGWFVTQLPLWLIFIDIFIFTLLLFNDGNLKISKTEGLASLFVLPVQVAIIVAGMYFAWTPTAIGPNAMISQGAQGRYFTPFLVYLFPACLMLKEQVSVSVKQKYLIRLLTGTVVINFIMYLFLIVDYYWV, encoded by the coding sequence ATGAAGATAGAAAAATTATTTTTAAGGTTAGCAATCCCCTTTTTGTTAATTTCAATATTTGTTATGCCTGTGACAAAGGTTCCTGATGAAGCAACACATGCTTTTATGTCGTGGAATATATTATTTGATTCTCCGACAAGTAGAGATACTGAGGCAATGAATGAATTACGGGCAGCAGATTTTACGTATTCAGAACCGGAGATTCATGCAGTTGATTCTACAGAATATTCAAGCCTTTTTACCAAAATTCGTGATTTTTCAAAGGACAAATTATCTATCGATTTTTCTCTGAAATCGTTAATGAGTACACCTCAGCTAATTGGTCTAGTTGTAGGTAAATTGCTTTATCCGTCATATGGTATGATGGTCACTATAGGGCGCCTTTTTAATACAATAGTCTATATTATAGGTATCTACTATTTGATAAAAAAAATAAAGTATGGGAAGATGACCCTGTTTTTTGTCTCACTTTTACCTATGATGATTCAGCAGGCTGGCTCACTGTCTTATGATGTGGTGAACTATCTGGCTGTTGTTGCATTTTTTGTTTTTTATGTTAACTTATTGGTAGACAAGGTACTGACCACCAGGAAATTTATTAACTTAATATTACTATCCTTGCTACTATATCTAACAAAAGCAAATAATATTTTACTTTTGGCACTATTGTTTTTTGTTGATTTTGAATTTGAAGGCGTCTTATCTAAGTTTAATTCGATTTTAAAATGGATTCAAAAGAGAAGATTACCAATTCTTATTTTAGGGTTTGGACTAGTTTTACTTGTTAGCTATCTATTCCTACATAATAGAGGTGGTGTCGTGCACTTTGTGAAAGTGATGATAAACAGTTTATTTATCAATAATAGAAATGATCATCTTAATGGTATTTTAACGGTTGGTATTTTTGGTTATTTTGGCTGGTTTGTCACTCAACTACCTCTCTGGTTAATTTTCATAGATATTTTCATTTTTACGTTATTATTATTTAATGATGGAAATTTAAAGATAAGTAAAACAGAAGGTCTTGCGTCGTTATTTGTACTCCCTGTTCAGGTAGCTATCATTGTAGCGGGCATGTATTTTGCCTGGACACCGACAGCTATTGGACCAAATGCAATGATTTCTCAAGGGGCACAAGGAAGATACTTTACTCCGTTTTTAGTCTATCTATTTCCGGCATGTTTAATGTTAAAAGAGCAGGTAAGTGTATCGGTAAAACAGAAGTATTTGATACGGTTGCTCACTGGCACAGTAGTCATTAACTTTATCATGTATCTATTTTTGATAGTGGATTATTATTGGGTGTAA
- a CDS encoding glycosyltransferase family 2 protein — protein sequence MKFSVIIPAYNVADYLEECVYSVLNQTYEEFEILLVDDGSTDGKTSNICDKLAAKDDRVKVFHQTNGGLSAARNTGIKNASGDYILFLDGDDFWTDICFLDEVNREIISHDEVIDAVIYPFSYFYGKDDVAVRNFSKKLPFHQVITDTRLLVETGALITPAWNKCVRRDKFTSALNFLSGYLYEDGIWCANLLKELNVFIVVDNTQCMYRQNRQGSITNNVTLRHVEHAFRGIEENLKNFKQLSNEKQEALLIYLSNSYISILPFVFPYLNNFDIKMFVKKFRYLLKYSQKVELVSFRISGLMTRVLGIYVSTFIQNKLLKIYKSR from the coding sequence GTGAAGTTTTCCGTTATTATCCCAGCGTACAATGTTGCTGATTATCTGGAAGAATGTGTGTATAGTGTACTGAATCAGACTTATGAAGAGTTTGAAATATTGTTGGTAGATGACGGTTCTACAGATGGTAAAACCTCCAATATATGCGATAAATTAGCAGCTAAAGATGATAGGGTGAAGGTATTTCATCAAACTAATGGGGGATTATCTGCAGCCAGAAATACAGGGATAAAGAATGCTAGTGGTGACTATATTTTATTTCTGGATGGAGATGACTTTTGGACCGATATATGCTTTTTAGATGAAGTTAATAGAGAAATAATTTCACATGATGAAGTTATTGATGCAGTTATCTATCCATTTTCCTACTTTTACGGTAAGGATGATGTAGCAGTTCGAAATTTTTCTAAAAAATTACCGTTTCATCAGGTTATTACAGATACGCGCTTACTCGTTGAAACAGGAGCCCTAATCACCCCTGCTTGGAATAAGTGTGTCAGAAGAGATAAATTTACCTCTGCTCTTAATTTCTTGAGTGGATATTTATATGAAGATGGTATTTGGTGTGCAAATCTCTTGAAAGAGTTGAATGTATTTATTGTTGTAGATAATACACAATGCATGTATCGTCAGAACCGACAAGGAAGTATTACAAATAATGTCACGCTTCGACATGTAGAACATGCCTTTAGAGGAATTGAAGAAAATTTAAAGAATTTTAAACAACTATCGAATGAGAAACAAGAAGCACTTTTGATTTATTTATCAAATTCTTATATTTCCATCTTGCCATTTGTATTTCCATATCTGAATAATTTTGATATAAAAATGTTTGTGAAAAAATTTAGATATTTGCTAAAATATTCACAGAAGGTAGAACTTGTTTCGTTTAGAATCTCAGGTTTAATGACCAGAGTTCTGGGGATATATGTATCAACATTTATTCAAAACAAACTTTTGAAAATTTATAAAAGTAGATAA
- a CDS encoding polysaccharide biosynthesis C-terminal domain-containing protein encodes MKSRIVSPKTIFIWNLLGSISSAAISIFLLLLVTRLLTELEADIFSFAYAVANLFVIIATFQVRDYQATDVSKKFSFSQYLATRLITITIMLLLALSYIFLSKYEFQKSVCIFLICLYRGSDALSDVFQGLFQQNARLDIAGKSLFLRNSIVILTFGLGLFITNNLLLSLIYLVISSYLFVFFFDVTNLFQFTRVIKEEINLKAIKNILLECLPLFINAFLLVTIYNQPKYALNTFFERGVIGTGVQRDFNILFMPVFSMNILLILFRPMITQLAIYRRAGDYNQFKQYQKRIVKMVVGLAVLVLVGGIVLGIPALNILYGTNLNKYWLSFIITMLGGIASTFATICDNMLTVLRKQKYLVISFAISCLLSILISNPLVEYYGILGAAIAFVSSMWTWFLISLVIYLKLQKHLNWEVQE; translated from the coding sequence GTGAAGAGCAGAATAGTATCACCAAAGACAATATTTATTTGGAATTTATTAGGAAGTATTTCCTCAGCAGCAATATCAATATTTTTATTGTTACTAGTAACACGTTTGTTGACGGAACTAGAGGCTGATATTTTTAGTTTTGCTTATGCAGTAGCAAATCTTTTTGTAATCATTGCTACTTTTCAGGTAAGAGATTATCAAGCTACTGATGTTTCGAAAAAGTTTTCGTTTAGCCAGTATCTTGCAACAAGGCTTATAACAATCACTATTATGCTATTACTTGCCTTAAGCTATATTTTTCTGTCTAAATATGAATTTCAAAAATCTGTTTGTATTTTCCTAATCTGTTTGTATCGCGGAAGTGATGCTCTATCGGATGTTTTTCAAGGATTGTTCCAACAAAATGCTCGGCTAGATATTGCAGGTAAATCACTTTTTTTGAGAAACTCTATTGTGATTTTGACATTTGGACTTGGTTTGTTTATAACCAATAACCTGCTACTCTCATTAATCTATCTAGTAATTAGTTCATATTTATTTGTTTTCTTTTTTGATGTTACGAATTTGTTTCAATTTACGAGGGTTATCAAAGAAGAAATTAATTTGAAAGCCATTAAAAATATATTATTAGAATGTTTGCCGTTATTTATTAATGCATTTTTACTTGTTACTATCTATAATCAACCTAAATATGCTCTCAATACTTTTTTTGAGAGAGGTGTTATAGGAACAGGTGTTCAAAGAGATTTTAATATTTTATTTATGCCTGTTTTTTCAATGAATATTTTGTTGATTTTGTTTAGACCCATGATAACTCAGTTGGCTATATATAGAAGAGCTGGGGACTATAATCAATTTAAACAATATCAGAAGCGTATCGTTAAAATGGTTGTCGGATTAGCTGTGTTAGTTTTGGTTGGGGGAATAGTATTGGGGATTCCAGCATTAAATATTCTCTACGGAACGAATCTTAATAAATATTGGCTCAGCTTTATTATAACAATGCTTGGGGGAATTGCGAGTACCTTTGCAACCATTTGTGATAACATGCTTACTGTTTTGAGGAAGCAAAAGTATCTCGTAATTTCATTTGCAATTTCTTGTTTATTATCCATATTGATTTCTAATCCATTGGTAGAATATTATGGAATATTGGGGGCAGCTATTGCTTTTGTTAGTTCGATGTGGACTTGGTTTTTAATTTCTTTAGTAATATATCTAAAATTGCAAAAACATTTGAATTGGGAAGTACAAGAATGA
- a CDS encoding rhamnan synthesis protein F gives MGAARLIKYNGGRMSRLLVYVHYNKYNVVSEYIYYQLKSIRSIYSDIVFVSNSHVSKDIVQYLQSERLIDFFIQRDNIGYDFAAWKEGLNQVTFYQYDSVTLMNDTCFGPLWDLEDYYSQFDSDVDVDFWGMTNHLETKIDSVVVPEHLQSYFMVFKKRILQSQAFVGFWSSVSELTDIQDVIKLYESQLTKILLSEGYSYKCALDTSICCKTLENSNITLEYPEVILKNNVPFIKIKSFTEYPDRIYSLLHLIRMKTKYPVELIERHLRQIIIPGTSFIPPIRVSQTTETVRSSTSVLLHIHIESVSIFEEYIEELCKISDRCQLLITLPETDFSNNFSIVERYLSTYKLRAQIVKLTDELHFFEIVNNYMGDAKYLAHITVKQTNKTKYSVEDIIDRYQLRKMFFTSFDAVISNFESQSNLAVVIPDLTTNQRYDRKSLREGNPELIRQLNILYESLVRTKKVDFYKVPYIIGEEVSWYWIKTEHYKKIEEKFRNIDFSKEDRLLLVPILFIYSAWDLSNDYAVVENTENVSPILEKISFSSERELRLIIEEKEFLQIGLRRTLKIISVGIVSVFKMIKKSLLKN, from the coding sequence ATGGGAGCTGCTAGATTAATAAAATATAACGGAGGCAGAATGTCGCGTTTGTTGGTATATGTTCACTATAATAAATATAATGTTGTCAGTGAATATATTTATTATCAATTAAAGTCGATACGAAGTATTTATTCAGACATAGTTTTTGTTTCTAACAGCCATGTTTCAAAGGACATAGTACAATATTTACAGTCGGAACGACTGATTGATTTTTTTATCCAAAGAGATAATATTGGTTATGATTTTGCGGCATGGAAAGAAGGGCTGAATCAAGTAACATTTTATCAATATGATTCGGTAACTCTGATGAATGATACATGTTTCGGCCCCCTCTGGGACCTAGAGGATTATTATAGTCAATTTGACAGTGATGTTGATGTAGATTTTTGGGGGATGACCAATCACTTAGAGACAAAAATAGATAGTGTAGTTGTCCCGGAACATTTACAGTCATATTTTATGGTATTTAAAAAACGAATCTTGCAGAGTCAAGCATTTGTTGGTTTTTGGTCATCGGTAAGTGAGTTAACAGATATTCAAGATGTTATAAAATTATATGAGAGCCAATTGACAAAAATACTTTTATCAGAGGGCTATAGCTATAAGTGTGCATTAGATACGTCCATTTGTTGTAAAACCCTTGAAAATAGCAACATTACACTAGAATATCCAGAAGTTATACTTAAAAATAATGTTCCATTCATAAAAATAAAGAGTTTTACCGAATATCCAGATAGAATATACTCTTTATTACATCTTATTAGGATGAAAACGAAATATCCAGTTGAATTAATCGAGAGGCATTTGAGGCAGATAATTATTCCGGGTACGAGTTTTATTCCTCCAATACGGGTTTCGCAAACGACGGAGACCGTTCGTTCTTCGACGTCGGTACTTCTTCATATTCACATAGAATCAGTGTCTATTTTTGAAGAATACATTGAAGAGTTATGCAAAATATCTGATAGGTGTCAGTTACTAATAACATTGCCAGAAACTGATTTTTCAAATAATTTTAGTATAGTTGAGAGATATTTGTCTACTTACAAATTGCGAGCCCAAATTGTAAAACTCACAGATGAATTGCATTTTTTTGAAATAGTAAACAACTATATGGGAGATGCCAAATATCTTGCTCATATAACTGTTAAACAAACAAATAAAACAAAATATTCTGTAGAGGATATTATTGACAGGTATCAGTTGAGGAAAATGTTTTTTACATCATTTGATGCGGTGATTTCTAATTTTGAATCACAATCTAATTTGGCTGTAGTTATTCCAGACTTAACAACCAATCAAAGATATGATAGAAAAAGTCTTCGAGAGGGCAATCCAGAACTTATTCGTCAATTGAATATACTTTATGAATCACTTGTGAGAACTAAGAAAGTTGATTTTTATAAAGTGCCTTATATAATTGGAGAAGAAGTAAGTTGGTATTGGATAAAAACAGAACACTATAAAAAGATTGAGGAGAAATTTAGAAACATTGATTTTTCAAAAGAAGATAGATTATTGCTAGTTCCAATATTATTTATTTATAGCGCGTGGGATTTATCAAACGATTATGCAGTGGTCGAGAATACTGAAAATGTGAGTCCAATATTGGAAAAGATTAGTTTTTCTAGCGAAAGAGAATTACGTTTAATTATTGAAGAAAAGGAATTTTTACAAATTGGACTGAGAAGGACACTAAAGATAATATCTGTTGGGATTGTAAGTGTGTTTAAGATGATAAAGAAATCTCTATTAAAAAATTAG
- a CDS encoding rhamnan synthesis F family protein: protein MIGNTVKRWIRNFTTRLFILSGKYKLLFYILELTKNIAKFFWRIPKYIKRTLLALQRDKQRRNNYSDIKNRYLIYTIYEHQSSLQDYKVIFLEALAKISRDVLIVVNGKLPQADINRLAQFGKVLERDNEGYDVAAFRHGIIHTGKEALQQYNQLILVNDTNIGPFRDLEEVFSEFNSDQLDFWGISMGEEQLDFTGYNPYGKIPKHLQSYFVVIENSLLRYEGFYDYWEKLSDTDSRNKAIGKHETVFAKYFYDRGFKYDALIKDTKDSALYIHPFKLLKQGCPLVKYSAFRNYDREQYFWHGLERESEIPDLMEYIAKETDYPIEVVSSILEDFKTRENQSYILIIDGVENIIPQCTRYRVLNKAEQLRELGYTVRVINNSLVQLQDAQFASHIIIYRAPFNDMLKEICRAAHIKNRPVYFDIDDLVFDTKFTDELEFTQGLSKREKKGYDTSVLAYKKMLSLCDYAITSTSKLKDELEQYKNKVILNRNVMSKELVERSLQVKKNSNDNKVKIGYFSGSITHNENFDLISQALLNLLQKYPQVELHIVGYLDIPKPFQKFKKQIVSHEYVDWRKLPILISQVDINLAPLVTTTFNEAKSEIKWIEAAAVKVVTVASNLGAFEEMIQDGVTGVLADDNEWESKLERLILEQDLRAQIAENAFEFVMNHCTTANRINDFLKEELV, encoded by the coding sequence GTGATTGGTAACACTGTGAAAAGGTGGATTAGAAATTTCACAACGCGATTATTTATCTTATCAGGTAAATACAAGCTATTGTTTTATATATTAGAGCTTACCAAAAATATTGCAAAGTTTTTCTGGAGAATTCCAAAATATATAAAGCGAACTCTACTAGCTTTGCAACGTGATAAGCAACGTAGAAATAATTATTCAGATATCAAAAATCGTTACTTGATTTACACAATTTATGAACATCAATCGTCTTTACAGGACTATAAAGTAATTTTTTTAGAGGCATTGGCTAAAATTTCTCGAGATGTTTTAATTGTTGTAAATGGTAAACTTCCACAGGCTGATATAAATCGTTTAGCACAATTTGGTAAGGTTTTGGAAAGAGATAATGAGGGCTATGACGTTGCGGCTTTCCGACACGGGATAATACATACTGGAAAAGAGGCGTTACAACAATATAATCAGCTCATCTTGGTTAATGATACGAATATTGGTCCTTTTAGAGATTTGGAAGAGGTTTTCTCTGAGTTTAATTCCGATCAGCTAGACTTTTGGGGAATTTCCATGGGTGAGGAGCAGCTAGACTTTACTGGTTATAACCCTTATGGTAAAATTCCTAAGCACTTACAATCATATTTTGTTGTTATTGAAAATAGCTTGCTTAGGTATGAAGGATTTTATGATTATTGGGAAAAGCTCTCTGATACGGATTCTCGTAATAAGGCAATTGGAAAACATGAAACTGTGTTTGCAAAATATTTTTATGATCGAGGCTTTAAGTATGATGCATTGATTAAAGACACGAAAGATAGTGCATTGTATATTCATCCGTTTAAATTATTAAAACAAGGTTGTCCATTAGTTAAGTATTCGGCCTTTAGAAATTATGACAGAGAACAATATTTTTGGCATGGTTTAGAAAGAGAATCCGAGATTCCGGATTTGATGGAGTATATTGCTAAGGAAACAGACTATCCGATCGAAGTGGTGTCTTCTATATTAGAAGATTTTAAAACTAGAGAAAATCAATCTTATATTTTGATTATTGATGGTGTCGAAAATATTATTCCACAATGTACACGTTATCGTGTGTTAAATAAGGCTGAGCAATTGCGAGAACTTGGTTATACAGTTCGAGTGATAAATAATTCTCTTGTACAACTTCAGGATGCACAGTTTGCTAGTCATATTATTATTTATCGTGCTCCATTCAATGATATGCTGAAAGAAATATGTAGGGCAGCACACATAAAGAACAGACCTGTTTATTTTGATATTGATGATTTGGTTTTTGATACAAAATTTACAGATGAACTTGAATTTACCCAAGGTTTGAGCAAGAGAGAGAAAAAAGGCTATGATACAAGTGTTTTAGCTTACAAAAAAATGCTTTCTCTCTGCGATTATGCTATCACATCGACTTCGAAATTGAAAGACGAGCTCGAACAATATAAAAACAAGGTTATTTTGAATCGCAACGTCATGTCTAAAGAATTAGTTGAGCGTAGTTTACAAGTTAAGAAAAATTCGAACGACAATAAAGTTAAAATAGGATATTTCTCAGGGTCAATTACACACAACGAAAATTTTGATTTAATTAGTCAAGCATTGCTAAATCTACTTCAAAAGTACCCGCAAGTGGAATTACATATAGTAGGATATTTAGACATTCCGAAACCATTCCAAAAATTCAAAAAACAGATTGTGAGTCATGAGTATGTTGATTGGAGAAAGCTTCCAATTTTAATTTCACAAGTTGATATTAACTTGGCGCCGCTTGTAACCACAACCTTTAATGAAGCAAAGTCGGAAATTAAATGGATAGAAGCGGCAGCAGTTAAAGTTGTGACAGTTGCAAGTAATCTTGGAGCATTTGAAGAGATGATTCAAGATGGAGTGACTGGAGTTCTAGCAGATGATAACGAATGGGAAAGTAAATTGGAGAGATTGATTCTTGAACAAGACTTGAGAGCACAAATAGCAGAAAATGCTTTTGAGTTTGTAATGAATCATTGCACTACAGCAAATAGAATTAATGATTTTTTGAAAGAAGAGTTAGTCTAA
- a CDS encoding ABC transporter permease — translation MNLLNKENQILLREMIKTDFKLRYQGSLIGHLWSILKPMLLFTIMYLVFVRFLRFDDGTPHYAVGLLLGMVTWNFFTEATNMGMMSIVSRGDLLRKLNFSKEIIVFSSVAGAAINYAINLMVVFVFAAINGVPFTWSVLVIIPLFFELALLATGIAFILSSLFVRFRDIGPIWEVFLQAGLYATPIIYSLTFILQRGQVTFAKLMMLNPVAQIIQDLRHFIVYSGNTTVSELIENPVIVAIPYILPVVVYLLGITVFRKNAKKFAEIL, via the coding sequence ATGAATTTATTAAATAAAGAAAATCAAATACTCTTAAGAGAGATGATTAAAACAGATTTTAAATTACGTTACCAAGGTTCTCTCATTGGGCATCTCTGGTCGATTTTGAAACCGATGTTACTTTTTACAATTATGTATTTAGTATTTGTTCGTTTTTTGCGCTTTGATGATGGAACTCCTCATTATGCAGTAGGGCTACTATTGGGTATGGTAACATGGAACTTTTTTACAGAAGCAACTAATATGGGGATGATGTCTATTGTTTCACGCGGAGATTTGTTGCGTAAATTGAATTTTTCGAAAGAAATTATTGTCTTTTCTTCAGTTGCAGGAGCTGCAATTAATTACGCCATTAACTTAATGGTTGTGTTTGTATTTGCTGCTATTAACGGGGTTCCCTTTACTTGGTCCGTTTTAGTTATAATCCCATTGTTTTTTGAATTGGCGTTACTAGCAACAGGTATAGCTTTCATTCTATCTTCCTTATTTGTAAGATTTAGAGATATTGGTCCAATTTGGGAAGTGTTCTTACAGGCTGGATTGTATGCGACACCAATTATTTATTCATTGACATTTATTTTACAGCGTGGGCAAGTAACATTTGCTAAGTTGATGATGTTGAACCCTGTTGCACAAATTATTCAAGACTTGAGACATTTTATTGTTTATTCTGGGAATACTACAGTTAGTGAATTGATAGAAAATCCTGTTATTGTGGCAATTCCGTATATTCTTCCAGTCGTTGTTTACCTATTGGGTATAACTGTGTTTAGAAAAAATGCCAAAAAGTTTGCGGAGATTTTGTAA
- a CDS encoding ABC transporter ATP-binding protein — protein MVKNNNIAVKVEHVSKSFKLPTESSQSLRTTLVNLFKGIKGYVEYNVLQDISFEVEKGDFFGIVGRNGSGKSTLLKILSQIYVPERGTVAVDGKLVSFIELGVGFNPELTGKENVYLNGAMLGFTAEEIDAMYDDIVEFAELSEFMNQKLKNYSSGMQVRLAFSVAIKAQGDILILDEVLAVGDEAFQRKCNDYFLERKKSGKTTILVTHDMGAVKKYCNKALLIEKGYVKALGEPDDVANQYSFDNVLASISEVTENEEPLHQSDIVKDLQINLVSKNQIEPDESIEIEFRYTVLEDIETHVAFTFLDLERHFDVYNDNSMDLKTFGKGEKFFRVKCKLPSINQAKLKMAVSVRNSNKQPLLFAKTSDTPAIFISRKFSTDNIAEEDAATGFIQRNSQWELLD, from the coding sequence ATGGTAAAAAATAATAATATTGCTGTGAAAGTAGAACATGTTAGCAAGAGTTTTAAGCTTCCAACGGAGAGTAGTCAGAGTCTAAGAACTACTTTAGTCAATTTATTTAAAGGGATTAAAGGCTACGTAGAGTATAATGTTTTGCAGGATATCAGTTTCGAAGTTGAAAAAGGAGATTTTTTTGGAATTGTTGGGCGCAATGGTTCTGGTAAGTCTACACTGTTAAAAATTTTATCTCAAATATATGTTCCTGAAAGAGGGACTGTAGCTGTGGATGGTAAATTAGTTTCTTTTATTGAACTTGGTGTTGGTTTTAATCCGGAACTAACTGGTAAGGAAAATGTATACCTAAACGGTGCGATGTTAGGATTTACTGCAGAAGAAATTGATGCAATGTATGATGATATTGTTGAATTTGCGGAATTAAGTGAATTCATGAATCAAAAGCTGAAAAATTATTCTAGTGGTATGCAGGTACGTTTAGCCTTTTCAGTTGCCATTAAAGCTCAAGGAGATATTCTGATACTTGATGAGGTTCTAGCAGTCGGTGATGAGGCCTTTCAGCGTAAATGTAATGATTACTTCCTAGAGCGTAAAAAAAGTGGAAAAACGACCATTCTTGTCACCCATGATATGGGAGCTGTGAAAAAGTATTGTAATAAAGCTCTTCTTATAGAGAAAGGATACGTCAAGGCATTAGGAGAACCTGATGATGTAGCTAATCAATACAGTTTTGATAATGTGCTTGCCTCAATAAGTGAAGTTACAGAAAACGAAGAACCTCTGCATCAGAGTGATATTGTAAAAGATTTGCAGATTAACCTGGTCTCAAAAAATCAAATTGAACCAGATGAATCAATTGAAATCGAGTTTAGATATACGGTTTTAGAAGATATTGAAACACATGTTGCATTTACATTTTTAGATTTAGAACGTCATTTTGATGTATATAACGACAATTCTATGGATTTAAAAACGTTTGGCAAAGGCGAGAAGTTTTTCCGAGTGAAATGTAAGCTACCTTCAATTAATCAGGCAAAATTAAAAATGGCGGTGTCAGTACGAAATAGTAATAAGCAGCCGTTATTATTTGCCAAGACTTCTGACACACCAGCTATTTTTATTAGTAGGAAGTTTAGTACTGATAATATTGCAGAGGAAGACGCAGCGACCGGGTTTATTCAGAGAAATAGCCAATGGGAGCTGCTAGATTAA
- a CDS encoding glycosyltransferase family 8 protein — MNILFTLNDAFVPQVAACMGSIMRTLDEDDTCHFYLFSDGISQQNKENLHQFVTDGGNKLTIVELENLESYFDFEVDTNGWASVVLARLLVDKLLPEEVDRIIYLDGDTLVLENIRELWEVDLEGKVLGMCPEPTASSERREGLNLGTYTYHNAGVLLIDLKRWRSKSIGTIIFDYYKEKNGELFANDQDALNGALKEEIKTLSITYNYFNIFDVYPYRTLEKLSRPSTFISKEEFVKIRKQPRIVHFLGEERPWRIGNKHRFREDYVSALNQTPWRGTQFESGWQFYFFCFNLFNMVMKPFPMLRYKIITVLIPVFMKYRKIRLQKGV; from the coding sequence GTGAATATATTATTTACATTGAATGATGCTTTTGTTCCGCAAGTTGCAGCTTGTATGGGCTCAATCATGCGAACATTAGACGAAGACGATACATGCCATTTTTATCTTTTCTCAGATGGTATAAGTCAACAGAATAAAGAAAACCTTCATCAATTTGTTACCGACGGAGGAAATAAATTGACAATCGTTGAATTGGAAAACTTGGAATCATATTTTGATTTTGAAGTTGACACAAATGGTTGGGCTTCGGTTGTACTTGCAAGATTACTTGTAGATAAATTACTGCCCGAAGAAGTTGATAGAATCATCTATTTAGATGGAGATACTTTAGTTTTAGAAAATATTCGGGAGCTATGGGAAGTAGATTTGGAGGGGAAAGTCCTTGGAATGTGCCCAGAACCGACAGCTTCATCTGAGAGAAGAGAAGGCTTAAATTTGGGTACGTATACATATCATAATGCGGGAGTTCTTCTAATCGATTTGAAACGGTGGCGTTCAAAAAGTATAGGAACAATTATTTTTGATTATTATAAAGAAAAAAATGGAGAGCTTTTTGCTAATGATCAAGATGCACTGAATGGAGCATTGAAAGAAGAGATAAAAACACTCTCAATCACTTATAATTATTTTAATATTTTTGATGTTTATCCATATCGTACGTTGGAAAAATTAAGTAGGCCTTCAACGTTTATTTCAAAAGAAGAATTTGTAAAAATTCGTAAGCAACCACGTATTGTTCATTTTTTAGGTGAAGAACGTCCATGGAGAATCGGAAATAAACATCGATTTAGAGAGGACTATGTTTCTGCATTAAATCAGACGCCATGGAGAGGTACTCAATTTGAGAGTGGTTGGCAGTTTTACTTTTTCTGTTTTAATCTTTTTAACATGGTTATGAAGCCTTTTCCAATGTTGCGTTATAAAATTATTACAGTCTTAATTCCTGTATTCATGAAATATAGGAAAATTAGATTACAAAAAGGAGTCTAG